The proteins below are encoded in one region of Pomacea canaliculata isolate SZHN2017 linkage group LG7, ASM307304v1, whole genome shotgun sequence:
- the LOC112568518 gene encoding uncharacterized protein LOC112568518 has protein sequence MLTPHKQHGTVGIFVICLFGLSLIAGVILSPHCSNGMWEVLADQESYFTCTAEGPVYWTLRLTDDNIISIASCDKHCVLYNAYDGLFSTSTVDLHKRTLIINAQNNRRVYDNVQLVNGSLECNRGDQDTTSTACGLNFVYPPHGVSCTTLNSLWSINVSCVINTIYSSRNVYTCSLIRTQTLRNETQETVTMVTSPTIENISKTEAKVSGSCQFNTRLPPEEGHYGFLVSVSPGGKTFMTEDKQFTVARPESPRISCDPQAHVLQNTTVTCTCSTPSLGQPAGSLRWVVGNKTTQQTAAGQEKPEISSRELLYSHVLSLSDHSSTWFRCDLLWGTEEIRGQNYTASVGYAPKKLRFSMDGLDGNRTVKEKDQVSFQCESDGRPSPNVSIYNNDNDTVIIRDSSPVIYTFIARCEDTATYTCSAWNEFSSQSHVTTSYSLNIDVSCKPRCLSSTPLKMVRSRNKIQANELRFEVIAYPAPHKYDVWFIPIVTNNSELYPEKSEGSELNVTCKSSGKHRYLWNCTLTVFSVLPRSDGVYKVRVANEHGEENFTVEISFAANEDLELFNPAVIYGVVSLVVFIFVIVLLIAVIRKVNKNKADQPSEDPEVIYETPWDNVPLTMQPLKVNVTAASPLPEPCQMPLYAVVDTTRKKTNSRSAETKRSSAQDTHSNSEYANSDTEYAVLDKFRGRTLATRDNDHKDNKSSSRAMRGLKADGSDVSTYDHLVLQPLPPRQNDSAKWEMPCSASHSHTVDDGRWANDDGLIYVTPVFDVTNDARHRPTPMHEKTEYITHREIGKFKLSQKKSDR, from the exons ATGTTGacaccacacaaacaacacGGGACAGTGGGAATatttgtgatttgtttgtttggtctaTCACTCATTGCAG GTGTCATCCTCTCACCTCACTGTAGTAATGGTATGTGGGAAGTACTGGCTGACCAAGAATCTTATTTCACCTGCACGGCTGAAGGACCGGTATACTGGACATTACGATTAACTGACGACAATATCATCTCAATAGCTTCGTGTGATAAACACTGCGTTTTATACAATGCCTATGATGGGCTTTTCTCAACAAGTACTGTCGACCTTCACAAAAGGACTCTAATCATTAACGCTCAGAACAACAGAAGGGTGTATGACAATGTCCAGCTTGTCAACGGCAGTCTGGAATGTAATCGTGGGGATCAGGATACAACGTCCACTGCCTGCGGGCTCAACTTTGTGT ATCCTCCACACGGCGTCTCTTGCACAACGTTGAATTCCTTGTGGTCCATCAATGTTTCCTGTGTCATCAACACCATTTACTCATCAAGAAACGTTTATACCTGTTCATTGATACGAACACAGACG TTAAGGAATGAAACACAAGAAACTGTCACCATGGTGACTTCACCAACGATCGAGAATATCAGTAAGACGGAAGCAAAGGTGTCAGGTTCCTGTCAGTTTAACACAAGACTACCACCAGAAGAAGGACACTATGGTTtccttgtctctgtctcaccAGGCGGAAAAACATTTATGACTGAAGACAAGCAGTTTACAGTTG CACGGCCCGAATCGCCAAGAATTTCGTGTGATCCCCAGGCCCATGTGTTACAAAACACGACTGTCACATGTACCTGTAGTACACCTAGCCTGGGACAACCTGCAGGCTCCCTGAGATGGGTCGTAGGCAACAAGACAACACAGCAAACAGCAGCTGGGCAAGAAAAACCGGAAATCTCCTCGAGAGAACTCCTTTATAGCCATGTCCTCTCCCTGTCAGACCACAGCAGTACTTGGTTCAGGTGTGACCTGCTTTGGGGAACGGAGGAGATTCGAGGACAGAACTATACTGCTAGTGTTGGAT ACGCTCCTAAGAAACTACGTTTTTCTATGGACGGTCTTGATGGAAATCGTACAGTGAAGGAAAAAGACCAAGTCAGTTTTCAGTGTGAATCCGACGGTCGACCTTCTCCAAACGTCTCCATCTataacaacgacaacgacactGTCATTATTAGAGACTCGTCTCCTGTTATCTACACCTTCATCGCTCGCTGTGAGGACACGGCCACCTACACGTGCTCTGCCTGGAATGAGTTTTCCAGTCAGTCACATGTAACTACTTCATACAGTCTCAATATCGATGTCAGCT GTAAACCACGATGCCTTTCGTCGACGCCTCTGAAAATGGTAAGGTCTCgaaacaaaatacaagcaaaTGAGCTGAGGTTTGAAGTCATCGCTTACCCTGCGCCTCACAAATATGATGTATGGTTTATACCGATAGTAACAAACAACAGTGAGCTCTACCCAGAGAAGAGTGAAGGTTCAGAGTTGAATGTCACCTGTAAAAGTTCCGGAAAACACCGTTACCTGTGGAACTGCACGCTAACGGTTTTCAGTGTTTTACCTCGGTCAGACGGAGTCTACAAAGTGAGAGTGGCCAATGAGCATGGGGAAGAAAATTTCACTGTAGAGATCAGTTTCG CTGCCAACGAAGACTTGGAACTCTTTAACCCAGCCGTTATTTATGGTGTTGTGAGTCTCGTCGTCTTCATCTTTGTGATTGTTTTGCTCATCGCTGTGATaaggaaagtaaataaaaataaag CTGATCAGCCAAGCGAAGATCCTGAAGTCATATATGAAACACCGTGGGACAATG TCCCACTAACGATGCAACCCCTGAAAGTGAATGTCACAGCCGCTTCCCCGTTGCCGGAGCCCTGTCAGATGCCCCTGTATGCTGTGGTGGACACgacaagaaagaagacaaactcTCGGTCTGCagagacaaaaagaagcagCGCACAAG atacaCACTCAAACTCCGAATACGCAAATTCCGACACAGAATACGCTGTTCTGGATAAGTTCAGAGGTAGAACTCTAGCAACACGTGATAATGACCACAAGGACAATAAGTCCAGTTCAAGAGCAATGAGAG GTTTAAAGGCTGATGGCTCTGATGTCAGCACTTATGACCATCTGGTCCTACAGCCGTTACCACCAAGGCAGAATGATTCTGCAAAGTGGGAAATGCCTTGTTCTGCTTCACACTCCCACACAGTGGATGATGGGAGATGGGCCAACGACGACGGTCTGATTTACGTGACTCCCGTCTTTGATGTGACCAACGATGCCAGGCATCGTCCAACACCAATGCACGAAAAGACAGAGTACATAACACATCGTGAGATAGGAAAGTTCAAGCTCTCACAGAAAAAATCAGATCGCTGA
- the LOC112569591 gene encoding uncharacterized protein LOC112569591, whose protein sequence is MIQCDLLLVILFLPTVHLLGVEFTCPIFKDGQNIVACKINRTAVEAADCESVQDYVTLEKTLLFKNTVMINSTESFNLSNCRPAQEPVPDGCWCEESNREVFDYKCAFKANRSKDIDAKLECKICILPKNPLEESINDNCKRMHFGRSESEEGLNVGLIAGVSVAVIIVSAIIFVAIIKRSSLFEVVRKYITLCRT, encoded by the exons ATGATTCAGTGTGATCTGCTTCTGGTTATCCTCTTTCTACCTACAG TGCACCTTCTTGGAGTAGAGTTCACGTGTCCAATATTCAAAGATGGACAAAATATTGTCGCCTGCAAGATCAACAGGACAGCTGTCGAGGCTGCGGATTGCGAGTCTGTGCAAGATTATGTGACTCTTGAAAAAACACTACTTTTCAAGAATACAGTAATGATAAATTCCACCGAAAGCTTTAATCTGTCAAATTGCAGACCTGCTCAAGAGCCTGTCCCGGATGGTTGCTGGTGTGAGGAATCAAATCGAGAGGTGTTCGACTACAAGTGTGCCTTTAAGGCCAATCGAAGCAAAGATATCGATGCAAAGCTGGAATGCAAAATTTGCATTTTACCAAAGAATCCTCTTGAAGAAAGCATAAACGATAATTGCAAACGTATGCACTTTG GCAGATCAGAGTCAGAGGAGGGTTTGAATGTTGGTCTCATTGCTGGTGTCAGCGTAGCAGTTATAATTGTTTCAGCGATCATATTTGTCGCCATTATAAAAAGGTCATCATTATTCGAAGT GGTGCGAAAGTATATCACCCTCTGTAGGACCTGA
- the LOC112568519 gene encoding uncharacterized protein LOC112568519: protein MLTTLNKRHGTAGTFLLLFLGPSLIAGFITTPSCSDGMWEVLADQETSFDCTAEGEIQWRLKLNNTYTIMLATCTNHCTMQNTFERLFKAISPDIHKTTMVINPVSNRKLYDNVQLLNVSLECSHGEDIFAGCELNFVYPPSDVTCTASNSSWSINVSCVIGSVYSSRKFYTCSLIRTKMSENKTLQNVTMMTSPTDKRITKSEVKRSGSCHFSTSLPPQEGHYGFLVSVLPGRRTFMTEHKQFTVEQPRSPTILCSPRPYVLENTLVNCNCTTTSLGQPAGYLRWVTGNQTKQGTAVRQEKQELTSKGLHYSQVLTPSDHNNTWFRCDIIWGPKETGGGNYTASVGYAPKTPHLFLNKLERNYTVKERHQVNFMCESDGRPTPNVSIYNNDNDTVITRNSSPVIYTFIARCEDTATYTCSAWNEFSSQLGVTTSDSLKLFVNCKYKI from the exons ATGCTCACAACACTCAACAAACGACACGGAACGGCAGGAAcctttctgcttctttttttggGTCCATCGCTCATCGCAG gtTTCATCACCACACCATCCTGCAGTGATGGTATGTGGGAAGTACTAGCTGACCAAGAAACTTCTTTTGACTGCACGGCTGAAGGAGAAATACAGTGGAGATTAAAACTAAATAACACGTATACTATCATGTTAGCTACATGCACTAATCACTGCACTATGCAAAATACGTTTGAAAGACTTTTTAAAGCAATTAGCCCTGACATTCACAAAACAACTATGGTCATTAATCCTGTGAGCAACAGAAAGCTATATGACAACgtccaacttctgaatgtcagTCTGGAGTGCAGTCATGGAGAAGACATATTCGCTGGCTGTGAGCTCAactttgtgt atCCTCCATCGGATGTTACATGCACAGCATCAAATAGCTCATGGTCCATCAATGTGTCCTGTGTTATTGGCAGTGTCTACTCCTCACGGAAGTTTTATACATGCTCGCTGATCCGAACAAAGATG TCAGAgaataaaacattacaaaatgtcACCATGATGACATCCCCGACCGACAAAAGGATCACCAAGAGCGAAGTGAAGAGGTCAGGTTCCTGTCATTTCAGCACAAGTCTCCCACCACAGGAAGGGCACTACGGGTTCCTAGTCTCTGTCTTACCAGGCAGACGAACTTTTATGACTGAACACAAGCAGTTCACAGTTG aacAGCCCAGATCACCAACAATCTTGTGTAGTCCTCGGCCTTACGTGTTAGAGAACACTTTAGTCAACTGTAACTGTACCACAACTAGCCTGGGACAACCTGCAGGGTACCTGAGATGGGTCACAGGTAACCAGACAAAGCAAGGTACAGCAGTCAGGCAAGAAAAACAGGAATTGACATCAAAAGGACTACACTATAGTCAGGTCCTAACCCCCTCAGATCACAATAATACTTGGTTCAGATGTGATATTATTTGGGGACCTAAGGAGACTGGAGGAGGGAACTACACTGCTAGCGTGGGAT ACGCTCCTAAAACACCACATCTTTTTCTCAACAAACTTGAAAGAAATTATACTGTCAAGGAAAGACACCAAGTAAATTTTATGTGCGAATCTGACGGTCGACCCACACCGAATGTCTCCATCTataacaacgacaacgacactGTCATCACTAGAAACTCATCTCCTGTCATCTACACATTCATCGCTCGCTGCGAGGACACTGCCACCTACACGTGCTCTGCCTGGAACGAGTTTTCCAGTCAGTTAGGTGTGACTACCTCCGACAGTCTCAAGTTGTTTGTCAActgtaagtataaaatataG
- the LOC112568821 gene encoding uncharacterized protein LOC112568821, giving the protein MVKFQNKREDLSFDVIGYPVPLNYEIWFDPPEINNSKPFTRKFEGSELNVTCKASSKYLYLSRCTLTILSVPFQSGGLYILQVINEHGKENFTVEISYADDEDWKFFKLAMAGGVGSLVVVTFTILVLIVVMRKLTRSKGDQPSQAPEDIYENPLDGVPLAMPPLETDFTAATSEPGPCQMPLYAVVDKTRKKNTRPKVADDMKEARRNDPQDVNVSNSGLQCDTDDDYAVLDVFRGKTPAKRDKDNYKPMKQESSSNIKKDFVATEVDLKIYDHLARPLLPPQQDKTSRSDVHMKGRKAEGLQMAI; this is encoded by the exons ATGGTCAAGTTCCAAAACAAGAGAGAGGACTTGAGCTTCGATGTCATAGGTTACCCTGTACCACTTAATTATGAAATATGGTTCGATCCAccagaaataaacaacagtaagCCCTTCACCAGGAAGTTTGAAGGTTCAGAGCTGAATGTTACCTGTAAAGCTTCCAGCAAATACCTTTACCTGTCCAGGTGTACTTTAACAATCTTAAGTGTTCCATTCCAGTCAGGTGGTTTGTACATATTGCAAGTCATCAATGAACACGGGAAAGAAAATTTCACTGTTGAGATCAGTTACG CTGATGACGAAGACTGGAAATTCTTTAAACTAGCCATGGCTGGTGGTGTTGGGTCTCTCGTCGTTGTCACCTTCACAATTCTCGTACTCATTGTTGTAATGAGAAAACTTACTAGAAGTAAAG GTGATCAGCCAAGCCAAGCACCTGAAGATATATACGAAAATCCATTGGATGGTG TTCCACTAGCAATGCCACCTTTGGAAACAGATTTTACTGCTGCTACTTCAGAACCTGGTCCTTGTCAGATGCCTCTGTATGCTGTAGTagacaagacaagaaagaagaacacTCGACCTAAAGTAGCAGACGATATGAAGGAGGCAAGGAGAAACGACCCACaag ATGTAAATGTTTCGAATTCGGGATTGCAGTGTGACACAGATGATGATTATGCTGTTTTAGATGTATTCAGAGGTAAAACTCCAGCTAAACGGGATAAAGACAACTACAAACCCATGAAACAAGAGTCCAGTtcaaacataaagaaag attttGTAGCTACCGAGGTTGATTTGAAGATCTATGACCATTTGGCCAGACCCCTACTACCACCACAACAGGATAAAACTTCCAGGTCGGACGTGCATATGAAGGGGAGAAAGGCAGAGGGGCTACAGATGGCGATTTGA